In Bacteroides coprosuis DSM 18011, the following are encoded in one genomic region:
- a CDS encoding protein of unknown function DUF214 (COGs: COG0577 ABC-type antimicrobial peptide transport system permease component~InterPro IPR003838~KEGG: bfs:BF0509 putative ABC transporter ATP-binding protein~PFAM: Domain of unknown function DUF214, ABC transporter permease~SPTR: Efflux ABC transporter, permease protein;~IMG reference gene:2504107980~PFAM: Predicted permease), whose protein sequence is MKFDLNSWEEIFITLARNKSRSLLTAFGVFWGIFMLIVLIGLGQGLRTFMSKNFEGSNQNTSFIMTRRTSEAYKGFQKGRNWKLEYKDIERLKKIEGIDIVCPAYITWGGTTTYNEFKSTGSLLGTEPTFNIIQKQNLSYGRFINNIDLAESRKVCVLGSQVYVDLFPRGEDPTGSFISIQGVYYQVIGVIKAGDSSMNFGGDPEQQIILPLTTLQALYNKGDEIDFIALSGNKDKSMSDLQGEIESTLKTAHMIAPNDKQAIFFLNTEAMFNMVNSLMLGINLLIWLVGAGTLMAGIIGVSNIMMVTVKERTTEFGIRRAIGALPQDILGQIILESIVITILSGTAGLVIGVLSLSGVESIVNAMNASNVSFQVSFGLSMGIFISLILLGILAGMAPAYRALAIKPIDAIREE, encoded by the coding sequence ATGAAATTTGACTTAAATAGTTGGGAAGAAATATTTATCACACTGGCTAGGAATAAATCCCGTAGCCTTTTAACCGCTTTCGGAGTATTCTGGGGGATTTTTATGCTCATTGTCCTTATAGGTTTAGGGCAAGGACTGAGAACCTTTATGTCTAAAAACTTTGAAGGATCAAACCAAAACACAAGTTTTATAATGACTAGAAGAACCTCCGAAGCCTATAAAGGTTTCCAAAAAGGAAGGAACTGGAAATTAGAGTATAAAGACATTGAACGCCTCAAAAAAATAGAAGGCATAGATATAGTCTGTCCAGCCTATATTACATGGGGAGGTACAACAACTTATAATGAATTTAAAAGTACAGGGTCACTACTTGGAACAGAACCCACCTTTAATATCATACAGAAGCAAAATTTAAGTTATGGACGCTTTATAAACAATATTGACTTAGCCGAATCTAGAAAAGTCTGTGTATTGGGTTCGCAAGTTTACGTAGATTTATTTCCAAGAGGAGAAGACCCTACTGGCTCTTTTATCAGCATACAAGGTGTCTATTATCAAGTTATAGGAGTCATTAAAGCAGGAGATTCTTCTATGAACTTTGGCGGTGATCCCGAACAGCAGATTATACTTCCTTTAACCACATTACAAGCCCTTTATAATAAAGGTGATGAGATTGATTTTATTGCACTAAGTGGAAACAAAGATAAATCTATGAGTGATTTACAAGGAGAAATAGAATCTACTCTAAAGACAGCTCATATGATAGCACCCAACGATAAACAAGCTATCTTCTTTCTAAATACGGAGGCTATGTTTAATATGGTAAACAGCCTTATGCTAGGAATTAATTTACTAATATGGCTAGTAGGTGCAGGGACCCTTATGGCTGGAATTATAGGTGTCAGTAACATTATGATGGTAACAGTTAAAGAAAGGACTACCGAGTTTGGAATCCGAAGAGCTATTGGAGCTCTACCTCAAGATATATTAGGACAAATCATATTGGAGAGTATAGTAATAACCATTCTATCAGGTACAGCAGGACTAGTTATTGGGGTATTATCTTTATCTGGAGTAGAGTCTATAGTGAATGCAATGAATGCCTCAAATGTTAGTTTTCAAGTATCTTTTGGACTAAGTATGGGCATATTCATTTCACTGATACTACTTGGAATTTTGGCTGGTATGGCTCCCGCATACAGAGCCCTAGCTATAAAGCCGATTGATGCAATACGAGAAGAATAA
- a CDS encoding efflux transporter, RND family, MFP subunit (COGs: COG0845 Membrane-fusion protein~InterPro IPR006143~KEGG: bfr:BF0558 membrane fusion efflux protein~PFAM: Secretion protein HlyD~SPTR: Membrane fusion efflux protein;~TIGRFAM: Secretion protein HlyD~IMG reference gene:2504107981~PFAM: HlyD family secretion protein~TIGRFAM: RND family efflux transporter, MFP subunit), with product MKKYIKYAVFIIIGLLFIQTFVFLYKKSQPKKVMYETVQPQVKDIEKSTVATGTVEPRDEVLIKPQISGIIDKLYKEAGQTVKKDEIIARVKVIPELGQLSSTESRVNTARVNLRQAEKDHERMTALFEKGLISKEEYEKDKVTIDNARIEYQAAKDSYDIVKEGFSKSQADLSNTLIRSTIDGLILDIPIKEGNSVILSNNFNDGTTIATVANMDDLIFKGYIDETEVGKVHEGMNVKLSIGALQNFVFDATLEYISPKAKLENGANLFEIKAAVERPDSVFIRSGYSANATIVLNAATQILTVPERVVEMSNDSAFVWVEVQAGENQKFEKKSILVGLSNGIDIEVKNGLTTEEKLRGLPIN from the coding sequence ATGAAAAAGTATATTAAGTATGCCGTCTTTATAATCATTGGACTGCTTTTTATTCAGACTTTTGTTTTCTTATATAAAAAGTCGCAACCTAAAAAGGTAATGTACGAAACGGTACAACCTCAAGTTAAAGATATAGAAAAATCTACTGTAGCTACTGGCACAGTAGAACCTAGAGATGAGGTATTAATCAAACCTCAAATATCAGGTATTATAGATAAGCTATATAAAGAAGCAGGTCAAACAGTAAAAAAAGATGAGATTATAGCTAGAGTAAAAGTAATACCAGAACTTGGACAATTAAGCTCTACAGAAAGCAGAGTAAATACTGCAAGGGTGAATTTAAGGCAAGCAGAAAAAGATCATGAACGTATGACAGCTCTTTTTGAAAAAGGCTTAATCAGTAAAGAGGAATACGAAAAAGATAAGGTTACAATCGATAATGCTCGCATAGAGTATCAAGCAGCAAAAGACTCTTATGATATCGTAAAAGAAGGATTTTCAAAAAGTCAAGCAGATTTAAGTAACACTCTAATCCGATCAACAATTGATGGATTAATCCTTGATATTCCTATTAAAGAAGGAAACTCTGTAATTTTAAGTAATAACTTCAATGATGGTACAACAATAGCTACTGTAGCCAATATGGATGATCTTATATTCAAAGGTTACATTGATGAAACAGAAGTTGGTAAAGTTCATGAAGGTATGAATGTAAAACTAAGCATTGGGGCTCTCCAAAACTTTGTTTTTGACGCGACTCTAGAATATATTTCACCTAAAGCAAAACTAGAGAATGGAGCTAATCTCTTTGAAATTAAAGCAGCTGTAGAAAGACCCGACTCTGTATTTATTCGTTCTGGATATTCAGCTAATGCAACCATTGTTTTAAATGCTGCAACACAAATACTCACCGTACCCGAAAGAGTGGTTGAGATGTCTAATGATAGTGCTTTTGTGTGGGTAGAAGTACAAGCAGGAGAAAATCAGAAATTCGAAAAGAAATCAATACTAGTAGGATTAAGTAATGGTATTGATATTGAAGTTAAAAACGGATTAACTACAGAAGAAAAATTAAGAGGATTACCTATAAATTAA
- a CDS encoding outer membrane efflux protein (COGs: COG1538 Outer membrane protein~InterPro IPR003423~KEGG: bfs:BF0506 putative outer membrane transport/efflux protein~PFAM: Outer membrane efflux protein~SPTR: Putative outer membrane transport/efflux protein;~IMG reference gene:2504107982~PFAM: Outer membrane efflux protein), which yields MILSKQNIIIAAFLFLFTATFAQEPISWNLKECIDYAIENNLTIKQADNAIEENKLTKETNKWARLPNLNGNVSQGWNWGRSASPVDNSYTDIKTSNANFGLSTSVPLFTGLEIPNQYALAKLNLKAAIADLKKAKEDLSINVTSKYIQVLFNQEITKVAENQITLSQEQLDRGTEQYNLGKLSKAELAELKSRLKQDEMQFVEAQNNYKIALLDLTQLLELPSPDFFGIQPLDGDLGFDNLTAPTEIYESALLFKPQIEAAQLRSESAKRSIKLAQSGFMPKLSFSANIGSGYFTIQGQDSEAFRRQLSNNLNKYVGFSLSIPIFNRFATRNQVRAAKLSLNNQLIQLEDQKKTLYKEIQQAWYSATAAEAKFQASKSAQEANNESFTLMKEKYEVGKANNIEFNEAKINLMKAESDLIQAKYEYLFRTKILNFYKGEPIE from the coding sequence ATGATACTTTCTAAGCAAAATATAATAATAGCTGCTTTTCTATTTCTATTCACTGCAACATTTGCTCAAGAACCTATTTCATGGAATTTGAAAGAATGTATTGATTATGCTATAGAAAATAATCTGACTATCAAGCAAGCGGACAATGCTATTGAAGAAAATAAACTAACTAAAGAGACGAACAAGTGGGCGCGCTTACCCAATTTAAATGGGAATGTCAGTCAAGGCTGGAATTGGGGACGTTCAGCTTCTCCCGTAGATAATAGTTATACGGATATAAAAACTTCAAATGCAAACTTTGGGTTATCCACTAGCGTACCACTCTTTACTGGGTTAGAAATTCCAAACCAATATGCTCTAGCAAAACTCAATTTAAAAGCAGCAATAGCAGACTTGAAAAAGGCTAAAGAAGATTTATCTATTAATGTAACATCAAAGTATATTCAAGTCCTTTTTAATCAAGAAATAACTAAAGTTGCTGAAAACCAAATTACTCTAAGCCAAGAACAATTGGATCGAGGCACCGAACAATATAACTTAGGCAAACTATCCAAAGCAGAACTTGCAGAGTTAAAATCAAGACTTAAACAAGATGAAATGCAGTTTGTTGAAGCTCAAAATAATTATAAAATTGCACTATTAGATTTAACACAACTTTTAGAACTTCCTTCGCCTGATTTTTTTGGAATACAACCCTTAGATGGGGATCTTGGCTTTGATAACCTTACTGCACCAACAGAAATCTATGAAAGTGCATTGCTCTTTAAACCTCAAATTGAGGCTGCTCAATTAAGAAGTGAAAGTGCAAAAAGGAGTATTAAGTTGGCTCAAAGTGGTTTTATGCCCAAACTTTCATTTAGTGCTAATATAGGTTCTGGATATTTCACTATTCAAGGCCAAGACTCTGAAGCCTTCAGAAGACAGTTATCCAACAATCTAAATAAGTATGTAGGTTTCTCACTGAGCATCCCTATATTCAACCGCTTTGCCACACGCAATCAAGTTAGAGCTGCAAAGCTTAGTCTCAATAACCAATTGATACAACTAGAAGATCAGAAAAAAACACTGTACAAAGAGATCCAACAAGCTTGGTATAGCGCAACAGCTGCTGAAGCTAAATTCCAAGCTAGCAAATCAGCTCAAGAAGCAAATAATGAAAGCTTTACACTTATGAAGGAAAAATATGAAGTAGGAAAAGCTAATAATATTGAATTCAATGAGGCTAAAATAAACTTAATGAAAGCAGAATCCGATTTAATACAAGCTAAATATGAGTATTTATTTAGAACTAAGATTCTAAACTTTTATAAAGGAGAACCAATAGAATAA
- a CDS encoding Tetratricopeptide TPR_1 repeat-containing protein (InterPro IPR001440:IPR019734~KEGG: bth:BT_4233 hypothetical protein~PFAM: Tetratricopeptide TPR-1~SMART: Tetratricopeptide repeat~SPTR: Putative uncharacterized protein;~IMG reference gene:2504107983~PFAM: OmpA family; Tetratricopeptide repeat) → MKKFLYITLLLLGVAGFSNAQTVLDGKAEVSNVEINRDGKQLKISMDVNATPAVLKSNEELQLTPRLTGVNTHKDLPTIIVAGRKSMIYRERNPQYFQEENNQLVVRKDKKNPQVINYVTYTDFEPWMNGADLELVENACGCSTTLLTSNEHKLDRFLLPPVVLKPLLSYVEPAVEKQKNRSIEASAYLDFPINQYTIRPEYRNNNAELSKIKESINRIIEDGDINVSSIKLTGHASPEGSYAGNERLARLRTDALRKYLISVFPKVQPGIFAADYVAENWDGLVKMLNESTSFSYKEDVMNIINSTTDLDSRERKIRALDGGKAFKTLLSDFFPALRNTNYEVKYIVRDFTPEEAKEIVWSKPQKLSLEEIYSVTKLYPSDSKEYGELFEIAVRMYPTDVIANLNASTNALLVKDTDKAKLYLDRLSDAKKDGVYYNNLGVYYLLTEQYTQAEDNFNKAIALESANAKENLDILKAKVEEIQLMKR, encoded by the coding sequence ATGAAAAAGTTTTTATATATAACACTGCTTTTATTGGGAGTTGCAGGATTTAGTAATGCCCAGACAGTCTTAGATGGCAAGGCTGAAGTATCTAATGTCGAAATTAATCGAGATGGCAAGCAGTTAAAAATTAGTATGGATGTAAATGCCACTCCTGCTGTACTAAAATCAAATGAAGAATTACAACTTACGCCAAGGTTGACAGGTGTAAATACTCATAAAGATCTTCCTACAATTATAGTTGCTGGTCGTAAAAGTATGATTTATAGAGAGAGAAATCCTCAATACTTTCAAGAAGAAAATAATCAGTTAGTAGTTAGGAAAGACAAGAAAAATCCTCAAGTTATTAATTATGTAACTTATACCGATTTTGAACCTTGGATGAATGGAGCTGATTTAGAGTTAGTAGAAAATGCTTGTGGTTGTTCAACTACATTATTAACTAGTAATGAACATAAATTAGATCGTTTTTTATTACCTCCAGTGGTATTAAAACCATTATTGAGTTATGTTGAACCCGCTGTAGAAAAACAAAAAAATAGATCTATTGAAGCTTCTGCATATTTAGATTTCCCTATTAATCAATATACAATACGTCCTGAATATAGAAATAATAATGCTGAGCTTTCTAAGATTAAAGAATCTATTAATCGTATTATTGAAGATGGTGATATCAACGTTTCTTCTATTAAATTAACAGGTCATGCTTCACCAGAAGGTTCTTATGCTGGAAATGAAAGATTGGCTCGTTTGAGAACAGATGCATTAAGAAAATATTTAATATCTGTATTCCCTAAGGTACAACCAGGTATTTTTGCTGCTGATTATGTTGCTGAAAACTGGGATGGTTTGGTGAAGATGTTAAATGAATCAACTTCATTCTCTTATAAAGAAGATGTGATGAATATAATTAACAGCACAACTGATTTAGATTCTCGTGAACGCAAGATTAGAGCTCTTGATGGTGGAAAAGCATTTAAAACACTATTGAGCGATTTCTTCCCTGCTTTGAGAAATACAAACTATGAAGTGAAATATATCGTTAGAGATTTTACTCCAGAAGAAGCTAAAGAAATTGTATGGTCTAAACCACAAAAACTTTCATTGGAAGAAATATACTCAGTAACTAAGCTTTACCCTTCTGATAGTAAGGAATATGGTGAGCTATTTGAAATAGCTGTACGTATGTACCCTACAGATGTTATTGCTAATTTAAATGCATCTACAAATGCTTTATTGGTGAAAGATACAGATAAAGCTAAGTTATATCTAGATCGTTTATCTGATGCTAAGAAAGATGGAGTTTATTATAATAATCTAGGTGTATATTATTTACTTACTGAACAATATACTCAGGCTGAAGATAATTTTAATAAGGCTATAGCTCTAGAATCTGCTAATGCAAAAGAAAATTTAGATATTTTAAAAGCAAAAGTAGAAGAGATTCAATTGATGAAGAGATAA
- a CDS encoding hypothetical protein (KEGG: bth:BT_2660 hypothetical protein~SPTR: Putative uncharacterized protein;~IMG reference gene:2504107984~PFAM: Protein of unknown function (DUF3575)), whose translation MHKSHKMHRLFLGLVIILASTFTAHAQKAALKTNLLYDATTTFNLGAEFGLSPKWTLDVSANYNPWTFNDNKKWKHWFVQPEARYWLCEKFNGHFFGFHLHGGQYNVGHIDTSFKFLGNDFEALKDHRFEGWFVGAGIGYGYSWVLGKHWNIEAEIALGYAYIRYDKYKCGTCGSKVGKGVHNYVGPTKAALSLVYVF comes from the coding sequence ATGCACAAATCGCACAAAATGCATAGGCTATTTTTAGGATTAGTAATAATTCTAGCCTCTACATTTACAGCCCATGCACAAAAGGCTGCTTTAAAAACTAACTTGTTGTACGATGCTACAACAACATTTAACTTAGGAGCTGAATTTGGCTTGTCACCTAAATGGACTTTGGATGTTTCTGCAAACTACAATCCATGGACATTTAATGATAATAAAAAGTGGAAACATTGGTTTGTTCAGCCTGAAGCTCGTTATTGGCTATGTGAAAAATTTAATGGTCATTTCTTTGGCTTCCATCTTCATGGAGGACAATATAATGTAGGTCATATTGATACATCATTTAAATTTTTAGGAAATGATTTTGAAGCACTTAAAGATCATCGATTTGAAGGATGGTTTGTGGGAGCAGGTATTGGTTATGGATACTCTTGGGTGTTAGGTAAACATTGGAATATTGAAGCTGAAATAGCTTTGGGTTATGCATACATAAGATATGATAAGTACAAGTGTGGAACTTGTGGTAGCAAAGTAGGTAAAGGTGTACATAATTATGTAGGTCCTACAAAAGCTGCTTTATCGTTAGTTTATGTATTTTAA
- a CDS encoding hypothetical protein (KEGG: bfs:BF1354 hypothetical protein~SPTR: Putative uncharacterized protein;~IMG reference gene:2504107987) — translation MSNWQDWAVIIILILCFGYVAYKTYKFIMRTKRNENPCDSCATGCALRDTIKDKMDGNKCCSSVQPKIKLKKVDKKK, via the coding sequence ATGAGTAACTGGCAAGATTGGGCTGTAATTATCATACTTATACTTTGTTTTGGGTATGTAGCCTATAAAACATATAAATTTATTATGCGAACTAAGAGGAATGAAAACCCTTGTGATAGTTGCGCTACAGGTTGTGCTTTAAGAGATACTATAAAAGATAAGATGGATGGAAATAAGTGCTGTTCTTCTGTTCAGCCAAAAATAAAATTGAAAAAAGTTGATAAAAAGAAATAG
- a CDS encoding ferrous iron transport protein B (COGs: COG0370 Fe2+ transport system protein B~InterProIPR005225:IPR003373:IPR007167:IPR002917:IPR 011619:IPR011642:IPR011640~KEGG: bfs:BF1353 putative transmembrane ferrous transport fusion protein~PFAM: Ferrous iron transport protein B, N-terminal; GTP-binding protein, HSR1-related; Ferrous iron transporter, FeoA subunit; Nucleoside recognition; Ferrous iron transport protein B, C-terminal~SMART: Ferrous iron transporter, FeoA subunit~SPTR: Ferrous iron transport protein B;~TIGRFAM: Ferrous iron transport protein B; Small GTP-binding protein~IMG reference gene:2504107988~PFAM: FeoA domain; Ferrous iron transport protein B; Ferrous iron transport protein B C terminus; Nucleoside recognition~TIGRFAM: ferrous iron transporter FeoB; small GTP-binding protein domain): protein MRLSDLQTGEKGVIVKVLGHGGFRKRIVEMGFIKGKTVEVILNAPLKDPIKYRILGYEVSLRRSEAEMIEVVNEKEAIKILGDEEFLDGLHEDIKLSEEQLKRIALGKRRTIKVALVGNPNCGKTSLFNIASGAHAKVGNYGGVTVDAHEGYFEFEGYRFKLVDLPGTYSLSAYTPEEKYVRQHLVEETPDIIVNVVDASNLERNLYLTTQLIDMNVRMVVALNIYDELEARGDKLDYLKLSKMLGVPMIPTICRQNKGINNLFHIIINLYEGADFMDRHGNIYPEVQKQLSDWHQKYVDESTHEKHIEDYTDSHKLQKKVFKHIHINHGSIIEHGIDAVKREISENESIRHKYSTRFLSIKLLESDPEFEEMVRELPNGNEILSKRNVAAAKIEKAYDEDAESAITDAKYHFISGLLKQTLQTGAKPSRKITEWIDSMVTHKIWGYPIFILFMYIMFSCTFILGEYPMEGIEWLVEQLGVLVGENMSEGVFKDMLIDGIIAGVGGVIVFLPNILILYFFISLMEESGYMARAAFIMDKLMNKMGLHGKSFIPLLMGFGCNVPAIMASRTIENRKNRLVTILVNPLMSCGARLPIYLVLIGAFFPSNRGLVLLSIYLIGIVLAIIMAKLFTKFLVKGDNTPFVMELPPYRMPTMKAILRHTWDKGSQYLKKMGSIILIASVIVWFLGAYPKGDFDTVQEQQEQSYISYIGKAIEPVMEPLGFDWKMGVGLLSGAGAKELVVSTLSVLYGAEDEGINLGERMGITPLVAYAYMIFCLLYFPCVAAIVAVKQEAGGWKWALFTIAYTTALAWLMSFLIYKIGGLFL from the coding sequence ATGCGTTTATCCGATTTACAAACAGGCGAGAAGGGCGTCATCGTAAAGGTATTAGGTCATGGGGGATTTAGAAAACGTATAGTTGAGATGGGTTTTATAAAGGGTAAAACAGTAGAAGTTATCTTAAATGCTCCTTTAAAAGACCCAATCAAATATCGTATTCTAGGCTATGAAGTTTCACTTAGACGCAGTGAAGCAGAGATGATCGAGGTTGTTAATGAGAAAGAAGCAATTAAAATCTTAGGAGATGAAGAGTTTTTAGATGGTCTTCATGAAGATATTAAACTGTCTGAAGAACAACTTAAAAGAATAGCTTTAGGTAAACGCCGAACAATTAAAGTAGCATTAGTAGGTAATCCCAACTGTGGTAAAACCTCATTGTTTAATATAGCATCAGGTGCTCATGCTAAGGTAGGAAACTATGGTGGCGTAACTGTAGATGCACATGAAGGATACTTCGAATTTGAAGGCTATCGATTTAAATTAGTTGATTTACCAGGAACTTATTCGCTTTCGGCATACACACCAGAAGAAAAGTATGTCCGTCAACATTTAGTTGAAGAAACTCCCGACATTATTGTAAACGTTGTAGATGCATCCAATTTAGAACGCAATTTATATCTAACCACCCAATTAATAGATATGAATGTTCGAATGGTCGTAGCTCTTAATATTTATGACGAGTTGGAAGCTAGAGGAGATAAACTAGACTATCTCAAACTAAGTAAAATGTTAGGGGTACCTATGATACCTACTATTTGTCGTCAGAATAAGGGTATAAATAATCTTTTTCATATTATTATTAATTTGTATGAAGGAGCTGATTTTATGGATAGGCATGGTAATATCTATCCAGAAGTACAAAAACAATTATCTGATTGGCACCAGAAATATGTGGATGAGTCTACCCATGAAAAACATATTGAAGACTACACAGACTCTCATAAACTTCAGAAAAAAGTATTTAAGCATATTCACATTAATCATGGTTCTATTATAGAGCATGGTATTGATGCCGTGAAGCGAGAAATTTCTGAGAATGAATCTATTCGGCACAAATATTCTACTCGATTTCTTTCTATAAAGCTACTTGAATCGGATCCTGAATTTGAGGAAATGGTACGAGAGCTTCCTAATGGAAACGAAATTCTGTCTAAAAGGAATGTTGCAGCTGCCAAAATAGAAAAAGCATATGATGAGGATGCGGAGTCGGCTATAACTGATGCAAAGTACCACTTTATATCAGGTTTACTAAAACAAACCTTGCAAACAGGTGCTAAGCCTTCACGTAAAATTACCGAATGGATCGACTCTATGGTTACTCATAAAATCTGGGGTTATCCTATTTTTATTCTCTTTATGTACATCATGTTTAGTTGTACGTTTATATTGGGAGAATACCCGATGGAAGGAATAGAATGGTTAGTAGAACAGCTAGGTGTGCTTGTTGGAGAAAATATGTCTGAAGGCGTGTTTAAAGATATGCTCATCGACGGAATAATAGCTGGGGTAGGAGGAGTTATTGTCTTTTTACCAAATATCTTAATTCTTTATTTCTTTATATCCTTAATGGAAGAGTCTGGCTATATGGCTAGAGCTGCATTTATAATGGATAAATTGATGAATAAAATGGGCTTACATGGTAAATCTTTTATTCCATTGCTAATGGGATTTGGATGTAATGTCCCAGCTATAATGGCCTCAAGAACGATAGAAAATAGAAAAAATAGGCTTGTTACCATCTTAGTGAATCCTTTAATGTCTTGTGGAGCTCGTCTACCGATCTATTTAGTTTTAATCGGAGCATTTTTTCCAAGTAATAGAGGATTGGTGTTACTTTCTATTTATTTGATAGGTATTGTTTTGGCTATAATAATGGCAAAGTTATTTACGAAATTCTTAGTAAAAGGAGATAATACCCCATTTGTAATGGAATTACCTCCTTATAGAATGCCTACCATGAAAGCAATTCTTCGCCATACATGGGATAAAGGATCTCAGTATTTAAAGAAGATGGGTTCAATTATTCTTATAGCTTCTGTAATAGTTTGGTTCTTGGGTGCATATCCAAAAGGAGATTTTGATACGGTACAAGAGCAGCAAGAACAATCTTATATCAGTTATATAGGAAAAGCTATTGAACCAGTAATGGAGCCTCTTGGGTTTGATTGGAAAATGGGTGTAGGTTTACTTTCTGGAGCAGGAGCAAAAGAGCTTGTAGTAAGTACACTTTCTGTATTATATGGAGCAGAAGATGAGGGTATAAATTTAGGTGAACGTATGGGTATTACGCCTCTAGTAGCTTATGCTTATATGATATTCTGTTTATTGTATTTCCCCTGTGTGGCAGCTATTGTGGCCGTGAAACAAGAAGCAGGTGGTTGGAAATGGGCATTGTTTACCATAGCTTATACCACAGCTTTAGCATGGTTAATGTCTTTCTTGATTTATAAAATTGGAGGATTATTTTTATGA